The Lysobacter panacisoli genome includes a window with the following:
- a CDS encoding exodeoxyribonuclease VII small subunit yields the protein MPRNPANEDSPAVSPVADFEKSLDALEQLVEKMEHGEMSLEDSLAAYERGVGLYRRCQTALEQAELRVRLLSDPQNPAAGEPFHAPPAQNGNDG from the coding sequence ATGCCCCGCAACCCCGCCAACGAAGACTCGCCCGCCGTTTCGCCGGTCGCCGATTTCGAGAAGTCGCTGGACGCGCTCGAACAACTGGTCGAGAAGATGGAGCACGGCGAGATGAGCCTCGAGGACTCGCTCGCCGCGTACGAGCGCGGCGTCGGTCTCTATCGCCGCTGCCAGACCGCGCTCGAACAGGCCGAGCTGCGCGTGCGCCTGCTCAGCGATCCGCAGAATCCCGCCGCCGGCGAGCCGTTCCACGCACCGCCCGCCCAGAACGGCAACGATGGCTGA
- a CDS encoding DUF4870 domain-containing protein, protein MSENPFDPSQASAPPPPPPPSQDHPSGIVAEQRQWAMFAHLSAILGAVLTSGIGGWGTFLGPLIIWLLKKDTMPFVDDQAKEALNYNITVAIVFFALWVLVFITLGIGFLIAIPAWIVIGIAWLVFTIIAAIKSNDGVAYRYPFTMRLVK, encoded by the coding sequence ATGAGCGAAAACCCGTTCGATCCGAGTCAGGCCTCCGCACCACCTCCGCCACCTCCGCCGTCGCAGGACCATCCCAGTGGCATCGTCGCCGAACAGCGCCAGTGGGCGATGTTCGCGCACCTGTCGGCGATCCTCGGCGCGGTGCTGACGTCCGGCATCGGCGGTTGGGGCACGTTCCTCGGCCCGCTGATCATCTGGCTGTTGAAGAAGGACACGATGCCCTTCGTCGACGACCAGGCGAAGGAAGCGCTGAACTACAACATCACCGTGGCGATCGTGTTCTTCGCGCTGTGGGTGCTGGTGTTCATCACCCTGGGCATCGGCTTCCTGATCGCGATCCCGGCATGGATCGTCATCGGCATCGCGTGGCTGGTCTTCACGATCATCGCGGCGATCAAGTCCAACGACGGCGTGGCCTACCGCTATCCGTTCACGATGCGGCTGGTGAAGTAA
- the ispA gene encoding (2E,6E)-farnesyl diphosphate synthase: MADLAGWRERADAALQRALPDPQTSPQRLHAAMRHAVLLGGKRMRPLLVYAAGSVFGASLDTLDAPAVAVELIHAYSLVHDDLPAMDDDALRRGQPTVHVAFDEATAILAGDALQSLAFDVLAHAPVDAAICVGLIRTLAIASGSAGMCGGQALDLAATGNGTSLSVDELETLHSLKTGALIRAAVRMGALCGGATQNERIRLDRYATALGLAFQVRDDILDIEGDSATLGKTAGKDVAQDKATFPALIGLDASRARLEELRDTMTEALAPFGARADALTALGRMAIERDR; encoded by the coding sequence ATGGCTGACCTCGCCGGCTGGCGCGAACGCGCCGACGCCGCCCTGCAACGCGCCCTGCCCGACCCGCAGACCTCGCCGCAGCGCCTGCACGCGGCGATGCGCCACGCCGTGCTGCTCGGCGGCAAACGCATGCGTCCGCTGCTGGTGTACGCCGCCGGCTCGGTGTTCGGCGCGTCGCTGGACACGCTCGACGCGCCCGCGGTCGCGGTCGAACTGATCCACGCCTACTCGCTGGTCCACGACGACCTGCCGGCGATGGACGACGACGCCCTGCGTCGCGGCCAGCCGACCGTGCACGTCGCGTTCGACGAAGCCACCGCGATCCTCGCCGGCGACGCGCTGCAATCGCTCGCCTTCGACGTGCTCGCGCACGCGCCAGTCGACGCCGCGATCTGCGTCGGCCTGATCCGCACGCTCGCCATCGCCTCCGGCAGCGCGGGCATGTGCGGCGGACAGGCGCTCGACCTGGCCGCGACCGGCAACGGCACGTCGCTGTCGGTGGACGAACTGGAAACGCTGCACTCGCTCAAGACCGGTGCGCTGATCCGCGCGGCCGTGCGCATGGGCGCGCTGTGCGGCGGCGCGACGCAGAACGAACGCATTCGCCTGGATCGCTACGCGACCGCGCTCGGCCTCGCCTTCCAGGTACGCGACGACATCCTCGACATCGAAGGCGACAGCGCCACGCTCGGCAAGACCGCCGGCAAGGACGTCGCGCAGGACAAGGCCACATTCCCGGCGCTGATCGGCCTGGACGCATCGCGCGCGCGGCTGGAAGAACTGCGCGACACCATGACCGAAGCACTGGCGCCGTTCGGCGCGCGTGCGGACGCATTGACCGCGCTGGGACGGATGGCGATCGAACGGGATCGCTGA
- the tldD gene encoding metalloprotease TldD has translation MTLPIQIAETRLLLPAGLDAGGLERTFGTLMGPGVDYGDLYFQHARRESWTVEDGIVKDGAHSIEQGVGVRAISGEKTGFAYSDEINTQALLSASKSARAIARDGAVHASHALVRGGGRELYAPEDPIDGYANEAKVEALRRVDRLLRAADPRVKQVMVSLSGGVDTILVARTDGVLAADVRPLVRLNVQVIVEQNGRRESGYAGGGGRYSYAELLDGDKPEKLAREALRQALVNLEAIDAPAGIMPVVLGSGWPGVLLHEAVGHGLEGDFNRKGTSTYAGRMGQRVASPGVTIVDDGTLAGRRGSLNVDDEGTPTNCTTLIEDGVLVGYMQDTLNARLMGMTPTGNGRRESFAHLPMPRMTNTYMLAGQHDPEEMIRSVKKGLYAVNFGGGQVDITSGKYVFSATEAYLIEDGKITAPVKGATLIGNGPETMQRVKMIGHDLALDEGVGVCGKDGQSVPVGVGQPSLLIDQLTVGGTQA, from the coding sequence ATGACCCTGCCGATCCAGATTGCCGAAACCCGCCTCCTGCTGCCCGCCGGGCTCGACGCGGGTGGGCTCGAACGCACCTTCGGCACGCTGATGGGCCCGGGCGTCGACTACGGCGACCTGTATTTCCAGCACGCACGCCGCGAGAGCTGGACCGTCGAGGACGGCATCGTCAAGGACGGCGCGCATTCGATCGAGCAGGGCGTCGGCGTGCGCGCGATCAGCGGCGAGAAGACGGGCTTTGCCTATTCGGACGAAATCAACACGCAGGCGCTGCTGTCGGCGTCGAAGTCGGCGCGCGCCATCGCCCGCGACGGTGCGGTGCATGCCTCGCACGCGCTGGTGCGCGGCGGCGGTCGTGAGCTGTACGCGCCGGAAGATCCGATCGACGGTTACGCCAATGAAGCCAAGGTCGAAGCGCTGCGTCGCGTCGACCGCCTGCTGCGTGCCGCCGATCCGCGCGTGAAGCAGGTGATGGTGAGCCTGTCCGGCGGCGTGGACACGATCCTCGTCGCGCGCACCGACGGCGTGCTCGCCGCCGACGTGCGTCCGCTGGTGCGCCTGAACGTGCAGGTGATCGTCGAACAGAACGGCCGTCGCGAGAGCGGCTATGCCGGCGGTGGCGGTCGCTACAGCTACGCGGAGCTGCTCGACGGCGACAAGCCGGAGAAGCTCGCGCGCGAAGCGCTGCGCCAGGCGCTGGTGAACCTGGAAGCGATCGACGCACCTGCCGGCATCATGCCGGTGGTGCTCGGCAGCGGCTGGCCAGGGGTGTTGCTGCACGAAGCGGTCGGCCACGGCCTGGAAGGCGACTTCAACCGCAAGGGCACCTCGACCTATGCCGGCCGCATGGGCCAGCGCGTGGCGTCGCCGGGCGTGACCATCGTCGACGACGGCACGCTCGCCGGTCGTCGGGGCTCGCTCAACGTCGACGACGAAGGCACGCCGACCAACTGCACCACGCTGATCGAAGATGGCGTCCTGGTGGGCTACATGCAGGACACGCTCAACGCGCGCCTGATGGGCATGACGCCGACCGGCAATGGCCGTCGCGAGTCGTTCGCGCACCTGCCGATGCCGCGCATGACCAACACCTACATGCTCGCCGGCCAGCACGATCCGGAAGAGATGATCCGCTCGGTGAAGAAGGGCCTGTACGCGGTCAACTTCGGCGGCGGCCAGGTCGACATCACCAGCGGAAAATACGTGTTCTCCGCGACCGAGGCCTATCTGATCGAGGATGGAAAGATCACCGCGCCGGTGAAGGGCGCGACCTTGATCGGCAACGGCCCGGAGACGATGCAGCGGGTCAAGATGATCGGCCACGACCTCGCGCTGGACGAAGGCGTGGGCGTATGCGGCAAGGACGGGCAGAGCGTGCCGGTGGGCGTCGGTCAGCCGTCGCTGCTGATCGACCAGCTGACGGTGGGCGGTACGCAGGCGTGA
- the yjgA gene encoding ribosome biogenesis factor YjgA — protein sequence MRGRDDETGEFLSPSRSQNRREALEVLALGEKLVSLTEAQLAKLPVPESLLPHIRECKRITAHIAHKRQLAYLAKQMRREDDDVLEALRDALDEDGDAARREVAAMHRVEAWRERLLADGDAALAQLLDEYPTADRQHLRQLVRGALDERNKNKPPRQFRELYRELREVILGTGTASDDTDELADDDAE from the coding sequence ATGCGTGGTAGAGACGACGAAACCGGCGAGTTCCTGAGCCCGAGCCGCAGCCAGAACCGGCGCGAGGCGCTGGAAGTGCTGGCCCTGGGCGAGAAACTGGTGTCGCTGACCGAGGCCCAGCTGGCGAAGCTGCCCGTACCCGAGTCGCTGCTGCCGCACATCCGCGAGTGCAAGCGCATCACCGCGCACATCGCGCACAAGCGCCAGCTCGCGTACCTGGCCAAGCAGATGCGCCGCGAGGACGACGACGTGCTGGAAGCGCTGCGCGACGCGCTCGACGAGGACGGCGACGCCGCGCGGCGCGAAGTCGCGGCGATGCACCGCGTCGAGGCGTGGCGGGAGCGCCTGCTCGCCGACGGCGATGCCGCGCTGGCGCAGTTGCTCGACGAATACCCGACCGCCGACCGCCAGCACTTGCGCCAGCTCGTGCGCGGCGCGCTCGACGAGCGCAACAAGAACAAGCCGCCGCGGCAGTTCCGCGAGCTGTACCGCGAGCTGCGCGAGGTGATCCTGGGCACGGGTACGGCGTCCGACGATACCGACGAACTGGCCGACGACGACGCCGAGTAA
- the tilS gene encoding tRNA lysidine(34) synthetase TilS, with protein MTPRPAPALAQALHDRPDAPLCVGYSGGLDSTVLLHLLAAAPRETGLRAVHVHHGLHPQADAWAQHCVQTCAALGVPLEIVHVTVVPDGNGLEAAARAARHAAFERALAPGEVLVLAHHRDDQAETFLLRALRASGPDGLAAMRRWRAFGTGSLWRPLLAHGRDDLQAWAQAHGLSWIDDPSNADTRLDRNFLRQHVLPLLRERWPQADATLAQSAALCAQAHELLDDGDALALAEVTTADPQALSRTRLMALPAARRARVLRQWIASLRLPPLPANGVERIEAELLGARDDAEPEFHWHGVVIRAWRDLLWAGHRRPPLPGDWHADWDGSSPLTLPHGGALRLDGAARFDEALIARARQGGERIALPGRRHSHALKHVLQDLGIPPWERERLPLLFDREGSLLAAGDVALSDAFDRWLRDRGARLCWEPWPLPTPGN; from the coding sequence ATGACCCCGCGACCCGCTCCTGCGCTGGCCCAGGCCCTTCACGACCGGCCCGACGCCCCGCTGTGCGTGGGCTACAGCGGCGGGCTGGATTCGACCGTGCTGCTGCACCTGCTCGCCGCCGCGCCGCGCGAGACCGGCCTGCGCGCGGTGCACGTGCACCACGGCCTGCATCCGCAGGCCGACGCGTGGGCGCAGCACTGCGTGCAAACGTGTGCGGCGCTGGGCGTGCCGTTGGAGATCGTGCACGTCACGGTGGTGCCCGACGGCAACGGGCTGGAAGCCGCCGCGCGTGCGGCGCGCCATGCCGCGTTCGAACGCGCACTCGCGCCGGGCGAAGTGCTGGTGCTGGCGCACCATCGCGACGACCAGGCCGAGACCTTCCTCCTGCGCGCCCTGCGCGCGTCGGGCCCCGACGGACTCGCGGCGATGCGGCGCTGGCGTGCGTTCGGTACGGGCTCACTGTGGCGACCGCTGCTCGCGCACGGCCGTGACGACCTGCAGGCCTGGGCGCAGGCGCACGGGCTGTCGTGGATCGACGATCCGAGCAATGCCGACACGCGGCTGGACCGCAACTTCCTGCGCCAGCACGTGCTGCCGCTATTGCGCGAACGCTGGCCGCAGGCGGACGCGACCCTGGCGCAGTCGGCCGCGCTGTGCGCGCAGGCACACGAACTGCTGGACGACGGCGATGCGCTGGCACTCGCCGAGGTGACGACGGCCGATCCGCAGGCCCTCTCGCGCACACGCCTGATGGCATTGCCGGCCGCTCGCCGTGCGCGCGTGCTGCGGCAATGGATCGCATCGCTACGATTGCCGCCCTTGCCCGCGAACGGCGTCGAGCGCATCGAAGCCGAACTGCTCGGCGCGCGCGACGACGCCGAGCCGGAATTCCACTGGCACGGCGTGGTCATACGCGCCTGGCGCGACCTGCTGTGGGCCGGCCATCGGCGCCCGCCGCTGCCCGGGGATTGGCACGCGGACTGGGACGGCTCATCGCCGCTCACGTTGCCGCACGGCGGCGCGCTGCGACTGGACGGCGCGGCGAGGTTCGACGAGGCGCTCATCGCGCGGGCGCGGCAGGGCGGAGAGCGCATCGCGCTGCCGGGACGCCGCCATTCGCATGCGCTCAAGCACGTCCTGCAGGACCTCGGCATCCCGCCGTGGGAACGCGAACGACTGCCCCTGCTGTTCGACCGCGAAGGCAGCCTGCTGGCCGCTGGCGACGTGGCCCTCTCGGACGCATTCGACCGCTGGCTGCGCGATCGCGGCGCCCGCCTGTGCTGGGAACCGTGGCCACTGCCCACGCCCGGCAATTGA
- a CDS encoding acetyl-CoA carboxylase carboxyltransferase subunit alpha: protein MNPNYLDFEQPIADLEAKIQELRHASNGPAVDVDAEVHALQDKLRIRTAQIFRDLSPWQVSQLARHPARPYTNDYIRVMCDEFQELAGDRAFADDAAIVGGLGRINGRSVVIIGHQKGRDTKSKIKRNFGMPRPEGYRKALRLMKLAERFKLPLLTFIDTPGAYPGVGAEERGQSEAIARNLLEMSELKVPVICTVIGEGGSGGALAIGVGDRTLMLEYSTYSVISPEGCASILWKDAGKAKDAAEQLGLTAKRLLGLGLVDKIVREPIGGAHRNPKQMGTRLKAVLLNELDTLEQLPVEELLERRYQRLRSYGAYEAA, encoded by the coding sequence ATGAACCCGAATTACCTCGACTTCGAGCAGCCCATCGCCGACCTGGAAGCCAAGATCCAGGAGCTGCGCCACGCCAGCAATGGCCCGGCCGTGGACGTGGACGCCGAAGTGCATGCGCTGCAGGACAAGCTGCGCATCCGTACCGCGCAGATCTTCCGCGACCTGAGCCCGTGGCAGGTCTCGCAGCTGGCCCGCCATCCGGCGCGCCCGTACACCAACGACTACATCCGCGTGATGTGCGACGAGTTCCAGGAACTCGCCGGCGACCGCGCGTTCGCCGACGACGCCGCCATCGTCGGTGGCCTAGGCCGGATCAACGGTCGCAGCGTGGTCATCATCGGCCACCAGAAGGGCCGCGACACCAAGAGCAAGATCAAGCGCAACTTCGGCATGCCGCGTCCGGAGGGCTATCGCAAGGCGCTGCGCCTGATGAAGCTGGCCGAGCGCTTCAAGCTGCCGCTGCTGACCTTCATCGACACCCCCGGCGCGTATCCGGGCGTGGGCGCGGAAGAGCGCGGCCAGTCCGAGGCCATCGCCCGCAACCTGCTGGAGATGAGCGAGCTGAAGGTCCCGGTGATCTGCACCGTCATCGGCGAAGGCGGTTCCGGCGGCGCGCTCGCCATCGGCGTAGGCGATCGCACACTGATGCTGGAATACAGCACGTACTCGGTGATCTCGCCGGAAGGCTGCGCCTCGATCCTGTGGAAGGACGCGGGCAAGGCCAAGGACGCGGCCGAGCAGCTCGGCCTCACCGCCAAGCGCCTGCTCGGCCTGGGTCTGGTCGACAAGATCGTGCGCGAGCCGATCGGCGGCGCGCACCGCAATCCGAAGCAGATGGGCACGCGCCTAAAGGCGGTGCTGCTCAATGAACTCGACACGCTGGAACAGCTGCCCGTCGAGGAACTGCTGGAACGCCGCTACCAGCGCCTGCGCAGCTACGGCGCGTACGAGGCGGCGTAA
- the pmbA gene encoding metalloprotease PmbA: MNVIEPSSLPAYATSLGDSHARLDALADISQRLLDACRAQGATQAEVSCSEESGLNVNVRMGEVETVESTRDRGISVTVYFGQRKGSASTADLREESLESTVEQACAIARHTEDDAAAGLADAALMAKDLREFDSWHPWMIDADRALDLALACEQAGRDSDARIENSDGASVGTGESISVYANSHGFIGRERSTQHSLGCALIAGRGDAMQRDGWYSIGLSADDLESAATIGRKAAQRAASRLQPRQIATGEYPVLFAAEMARSLVGHLLGAVSGGALYRRASFLVDSVGTKLFPDWFAVDELPFLPRGFRSASFDAEGVATRESPLVTGGVLQRYILGSYSARKLGLATTANAGGVHNLQIEANAGDFESMLRGMGRGLLVTELMGQGVNTVTGDYSRGAAGFWVENGQIQYPVDGITVAGNLRNMYTAIEAVGSDVDPRSHVRTGSILVGRMTVAGESEG, encoded by the coding sequence TTGAACGTGATCGAACCTTCCAGCCTGCCGGCCTACGCGACCTCGCTCGGCGACAGCCATGCCCGCCTGGACGCCCTCGCGGACATCTCGCAGCGCCTGCTGGACGCCTGCCGCGCCCAGGGCGCGACCCAGGCCGAGGTGTCCTGCTCGGAGGAATCCGGCCTCAACGTCAACGTGCGCATGGGCGAGGTGGAGACGGTCGAGTCCACGCGCGACCGCGGCATCTCGGTGACGGTGTACTTCGGCCAGCGCAAAGGTAGCGCCAGCACCGCCGACCTGCGCGAGGAAAGCCTGGAATCCACGGTCGAACAGGCCTGCGCGATCGCGCGCCACACCGAGGACGACGCGGCCGCCGGGCTGGCCGATGCCGCGCTGATGGCGAAGGACCTGCGCGAATTCGACTCGTGGCATCCGTGGATGATCGACGCCGACCGCGCCCTCGACCTCGCGCTCGCCTGCGAGCAGGCCGGTCGCGATAGCGACGCGCGCATCGAGAATTCCGACGGCGCCTCGGTCGGCACGGGCGAGAGCATCAGCGTCTACGCCAACTCGCACGGTTTCATCGGCCGCGAGCGCAGCACCCAGCACAGCCTCGGCTGCGCGTTGATCGCCGGCCGTGGCGATGCGATGCAGCGCGACGGCTGGTACAGCATCGGCCTGTCCGCCGACGACCTGGAATCGGCCGCGACCATCGGCCGCAAGGCTGCGCAGCGCGCCGCTTCGCGCCTGCAGCCGCGCCAGATAGCCACCGGCGAATACCCGGTGCTGTTCGCCGCGGAAATGGCCCGTTCGCTGGTCGGCCACCTGCTCGGCGCGGTGTCCGGCGGCGCGCTGTACCGTCGCGCCAGCTTCCTCGTCGACAGCGTCGGCACGAAGCTGTTCCCGGACTGGTTCGCGGTCGACGAACTGCCGTTCCTGCCGCGCGGTTTCCGTTCCGCTTCATTCGATGCCGAAGGCGTGGCCACGCGCGAATCGCCGCTGGTGACGGGTGGCGTGCTGCAGCGTTACATCCTCGGCAGCTACTCGGCGCGCAAGCTTGGGCTTGCGACCACAGCCAACGCAGGCGGCGTGCACAACCTGCAGATCGAGGCGAACGCGGGCGATTTCGAATCGATGCTGCGCGGCATGGGCCGTGGCTTGCTGGTGACCGAGCTGATGGGGCAGGGCGTGAACACCGTGACCGGCGATTACTCGCGCGGCGCCGCGGGATTCTGGGTGGAGAACGGACAGATCCAGTATCCGGTCGACGGCATCACCGTGGCCGGCAACCTGCGCAACATGTACACGGCGATCGAAGCGGTCGGCAGCGACGTCGATCCGCGTTCGCACGTGCGCACCGGTTCGATCCTGGTCGGACGCATGACGGTGGCGGGCGAATCGGAAGGCTGA
- a CDS encoding NADH:flavin oxidoreductase/NADH oxidase, which produces MPRLFDPLEQRSLTLRNRLVVAPMCQYSAVDGVPNDWHLVHLGSRAVGGAGAIIAEASAVSAEGRISPSDTGLWNDRQAEAWSRIARFMACQGAVPGIQLAHAGRKASVAPPWLGGIAVTAEDGGWTPVAPSAIAFSETSAVPRALATSELHNIVDDFASAAWRAQAAGFRLIELHAAHGYLLHQFLSPLSNHRTDTYGGTFENRIRLLLEVIDAVRKVWPERLPLWLRVSATDWADGGWDVEQSIELARIAKTRGVDLIDVSSGGLVHGTKIPLEPGYQVPFAARIRREAGIATGAVGLITKSEHAESIVDRGDADVVLFARELLRDPYFPRRAAKELSGDLHAPEQYLRAW; this is translated from the coding sequence GTGCCCCGTCTCTTCGATCCTCTCGAACAGCGCTCGCTCACGCTGCGCAACCGTCTGGTCGTGGCGCCGATGTGCCAGTACTCGGCGGTGGATGGTGTTCCCAACGACTGGCACCTGGTCCATCTGGGCAGCCGCGCGGTCGGCGGCGCGGGCGCGATCATCGCCGAGGCCAGCGCCGTCTCGGCCGAAGGTCGCATCTCGCCCTCCGACACCGGCCTGTGGAACGACCGCCAGGCCGAGGCATGGTCGCGCATCGCACGCTTCATGGCCTGCCAGGGCGCGGTGCCGGGCATCCAGCTCGCCCACGCCGGGCGCAAGGCCAGCGTCGCACCGCCGTGGCTGGGCGGCATCGCGGTCACCGCGGAAGACGGCGGCTGGACTCCGGTCGCGCCGTCGGCGATCGCCTTCAGCGAAACCTCGGCGGTGCCGCGCGCGCTGGCGACGAGCGAGCTGCACAACATCGTCGATGACTTTGCCTCCGCCGCGTGGCGCGCGCAGGCCGCGGGCTTCCGCCTGATCGAACTGCACGCCGCGCACGGCTACCTGCTGCACCAGTTCCTGTCGCCGCTGTCGAACCATCGTACCGACACCTACGGTGGTACGTTCGAGAACCGCATCCGCCTGCTGCTGGAAGTGATCGACGCGGTGCGCAAGGTCTGGCCGGAGCGCCTGCCGTTGTGGTTGCGCGTGTCCGCGACCGACTGGGCCGACGGCGGCTGGGATGTGGAGCAGAGCATCGAGCTGGCGCGCATCGCCAAGACGCGCGGCGTCGATCTGATCGACGTATCGAGTGGCGGCCTCGTGCACGGCACGAAGATTCCGCTGGAACCGGGCTACCAGGTGCCGTTTGCGGCGCGTATCCGACGCGAGGCGGGTATCGCGACGGGCGCGGTGGGCTTGATCACGAAGTCCGAACACGCCGAGTCGATCGTGGATCGCGGCGATGCGGATGTGGTCCTGTTCGCGCGCGAACTGCTGCGCGATCCGTATTTCCCGCGTCGCGCGGCGAAGGAGTTGTCAGGCGACCTGCATGCGCCGGAGCAGTACTTGCGGGCGTGGTGA